From Rutidosis leptorrhynchoides isolate AG116_Rl617_1_P2 chromosome 3, CSIRO_AGI_Rlap_v1, whole genome shotgun sequence, a single genomic window includes:
- the LOC139897470 gene encoding ferredoxin--NADP reductase, root-type isozyme, chloroplastic-like has product MAAAAHLGVVYQGSVTTPINNDSLQHKSFLKTQKISFVNKRWTSLDLKLKTKSSRYQCIASSMLVPTVSETNKVSVSPLDLEDAKEPPLNIHKPKEPYTATIVSVERLVGPKAPGETCHIVIDHGGNVPYWEGQSYGVIPPGENPKKPGAPHNVRLYSIASTRYGDNFDGKTASLCVRRAVYYNPETGKEDPSKNGVCSNYLYNSKPGDKVKITGPSGKIMLLPEDDPNATHIMIATGTGVAPYRGYLRRMFMESVPKRFNGLAWLFLGVANSDSLLYDQEFSKYQSDYPDNFRYDRALSREQTNKNGGKMYVQDKIEEYSDEIFKMLDNGAHIYFCGLKGMMPGIQETLKRVAVERGESWDEKLSKLKKNKQWHVEVY; this is encoded by the exons ATGGCGGCTGCTGCTCATTTGGGTGTTGTATATCaa GGCTCTGTCACCACTCCTATTAACAATGATTCCTTGCAACACAAATCATTTCTCAAG ACCCAGAAGATTAGTTTTGTTAACAAACGATGGACATCTTTGGATCTAAAATTAAAGACTAAATCATCAAGATATCAATGCATAGCTTCATCTATGTTAGTGCCAACTGTTAGCGAAACTAATAAGGTTTCGGTTTCACCGTTAGATCTTGAAGATGCAAAAGAACCTCCACTAAACATACACAAGCCCAAGGAGCCGTATACTGCAACCATTGTCTCTGTTGAACGGCTTGTGGGCCCAAAAGCTCCTGGAGAGACTTGTCATATCGTAATTGATCATGGTGGCAATGTTCCATACTGGGAAGGACAAAGTTACGGTGTTATTCCACCC GGTGAGAACCCAAAGAAACCTGGGGCTCCACACAATGTTCGCCTATATTCAATCGCATCGACAAGATACGGGGACAATTTTGATGGGAAAACGGCTAGTTTGTGTGTTCGACGAGCTGTTTATTATAACCCCGAAACAGGAAAAGAAGATCCATCAAAGAATGGTGTATGCAGTAACTATCTCTATAACTCAAAACCTGGAGATAAAGTTAAGATAACAG GACCGTCTGGAAAGATTATGCTTTTGCCCGAAGATGACCCAAATGCGACCCACATTATGATTGCTACTGGGACAGGTGTAGCTCCGTATAGAGGCTATCTCCGACGAATGTTTATGGAATCCGTACCCAAAAGGTTCAACGGTCTTGCTTGGCTGTTTTTAGGAGTGGCCAATAGTGACAGCCTTCTGTACGACCAAGAATTCAGCAAGTATCAATCAGACTATCCAGATAACTTCAG GTATGACAGAGCACTTAGCAGGGAGCAAACGAACAAAAACGGAGGAAAGATGTATGTGCAGGATAAAATCGAAGAATACAGTGACGAGATATTTAAAATGTTGGACAATGGGGCACATATCTACTTTTGTGGGCTGAAGGGGATGATGCCGGGGATTCAAGAGACTTTGAAGAGGGTTGCGGTGGAACGAGGGGAGAGCTGGGACGAAAAACTGTCAAAGCTGAAGAAGAATAAGCAGTGGCATGTGGAAGTTTATTGA